The DNA sequence TACTTGGACCCCGGCACCACTACCATCCTGAAGGACAATATCTCTTGGCACTTCCCCTTCCCTGGGGCAAACACCACTCCCTGGCAACTGGAAGGGATCATCTTGGCGCTACAGAGGGCCGGTTATACCGACCTCTCGTGTGTGCAGAACAAGACGGTGGTGATCAACACCTTCAAGGGCGAAGACCTCAACCACTACGTGCCCATCTTCCGCCACTATAATATCCCCGTGCTGTACAACTTCATCCCAGAGGATATGGCTTGGGTCCCCTACCAGCCGAAAGCGGAGATGCTGGTCCTGGACAAAATCTTCGACTGGGGCATCCGCATCCCGGATTACTTCCTGGGCAAAAACATCATTCACCTGCCGACGGTCAAGACCCACATCTACACTACGACCACGGGCGCGATGAAGAACGCCTTCGGAGGGTTGCTGAGCACCTATCGGCATTACACCCACTCCTGGATTCACGAGACGCTGGTGGACTTGCTCGCGATCCAAAAGGAAATCCACACCGGCATCTTCGCCGTGATGGATGGCACCACGGCGGGCAACGGCGAGGGGCCGCGCCTGATGACGCCGGTGACG is a window from the Chloroflexota bacterium genome containing:
- a CDS encoding DUF362 domain-containing protein, which translates into the protein MTTKAKVAALYTKPETVLDDYERLIHLADFTKYLDPGTTTILKDNISWHFPFPGANTTPWQLEGIILALQRAGYTDLSCVQNKTVVINTFKGEDLNHYVPIFRHYNIPVLYNFIPEDMAWVPYQPKAEMLVLDKIFDWGIRIPDYFLGKNIIHLPTVKTHIYTTTTGAMKNAFGGLLSTYRHYTHSWIHETLVDLLAIQKEIHTGIFAVMDGTTAGNGEGPRLMTPVTMNIILASGDQVAIDAVAAKLMGFDPLSIGYIRLAHERGLGVGDVREIELVGDDISGEEYHFHVGYNVHRFLAWLSWYGPTKVFQKLIFRTPLCAIPNLVSEAYHDYWRWPTKERKIYERWRGDSPWGRLFVEYEQRGIIGAPGV